The Sinomicrobium kalidii region TTCGCAGTTCACGAAAAGCATATCGGTTTTTACCCCACTCCTTCGGCCATCAATGCATTTGCAGATGAGCTCAAAAGTTATAAAACTTCCAAGGGCGCTGTGCGGTTTCCCCAGGACCGCCCTTTGCCACTCGGACTCATTACCCGGATCGTAAAATTCAGGGTAAAGGAAAACACCAAAGGTTAAAATAAACGGCAATACCGATGAAATTAAAAACCATGTGTTATGCATTCTGGAAAATATAGACCTCTGTGGCCCCAAGACCATACTTTCTGAAGTCGGCGGCATAAAATTCCACATTATCGTACCGCCCGAACAAGTATTCGAGCTCTGTTTTCAGCACGCCTTCCCCTACACCGTGTATAAACACCACCTTTTGTATGCGTTTCCTGATGGCAAATTCCAGTTGTCGCCTGGCGGTGTCCAGCTGTAGGGTGAGTATATCGTGATTGGTCATCCCCCGGGCGGAAGGCACAAGCTGATGAATGTGCAGGTCTACTTCCATTCGGGGAGCATTCCGTTCCCTGGGCTTTACCGTTATCTTTTTTTTCCGGCGGATACTTTCCTTTTCGGCGAGGTGTTTGTCCACATCCAGGGGAGCCTTTCGGAGCAGTAAAGGGTCGTTGATTTTTATAACCTCATCCGGGGATACTTCAAGTTCAAACCCGTCTTCCGTAAGTATGTAAAGTGTCCCGCCCCTTATGGCCGTCACTTCCCCCGCCAGCGAATCATCTATGGTTTCCACCCTGTCTCCAACCTGTATGTCCGTCATTTTTGGTCGTGTTGTGTTGTCTCTTCTCCCTGCCCGTTCCGCTTCCACCGGTCGTCTTCATTTTCCTGTTTCCCTTCGGAATTGTCGGTCCCCTCTTCTCTGGGGTTGTCTTTCACCCACCGGGTCGTTGCCTTGTAAAGCCCGAACATAAGCAACACAAAGCCGAGGATCAGAAAATAAGGATGTTCCCTGTTTTCCTTTCCCTGTTCTACAAACACCAGTATTCCGCCGGCCAGTATCACGGCAAAATACAGTATGCGTTGATTTTTAGCGCTCATCCTTACTTTTTCTCAAAAATAATATTAATTTAGATTCCAGAAGACAAATACCATATCGATTTTGGACGCCGAAAAATACATGCTCCCGTGCATAAGCAAGCGAATCCTGGGTTTTGACTGTCCAGGATGCGGGCTGCAGCGTTCAATGGCACTGATCCTGGAGGGAGATTTTGCGGGGGCTTTTAAGATGTACCCCGCCATCTATCCGTTATTATTTCTCTTTTTATTTCTCTTTCTCGACATGGTCTGGAAGAAACAGAATCTTTCCAGGCTAACTTCGGGGCTGGCCATTGTCAGCGTAACATTTATCCTGTGCAACTACATCCTTAAATTCTTATAACCTTTAAATTATGGAAAAACAAAAACTACCAAATGCAACGCTTATCCTTGTTTTAAGTATACTTTCCCTTGTGTGCTGTTGTTTTTACGGGGTAGGTATTATTCCGGCCGTCATCGCCCTGGTACTTGCCAATAAATCCGTAAAGCTGTACAAGGCCGAACCGGAACTCTATGACAACTACAACAATGTAAAAACAGGAAGGATCATTGCCATTATAGGTATTGTGCTCAACATTGCCTGTATCGTCTATATGATAATAATGATCGCCACAATTGGTTTTGACGGAATCATGGAGCAATACAGGTTAATGCAGGAGCAATACCAGTAATGTTTTAAATGTTTCAGTGGAAGAAAGACCGGATCAGGGACAAAGGTTATGGGATTTTTCCTTTGTTGTAAGTTTCCGGTTTTGGTTTTGCCGCGGATACACGAATGTTTTTTGAGTTGAATCTTGCAAATGAGGTTGTATTTTAGGTATTTGGTTATTCAGTTATTTAGGCATCACGCATGAACTGAATAACTCAATAACCTGTTAACCCGACAACAAGACCATAATTTTTCACATTACTCAAAAATCGCAAGTCGTACCTCTTATGTCCTGCTGCCTTAGGTCTGAACTCCTACAATGTCCACAACTTTTAGGATTGATCCGAAAGACCTCCCATGCCGGATAACCACCTGGCACTGGCCATCGTCAGCACGCTTTTATGCTGTATGCCGCTGGGTATAGTGAGTATTGTCTATGCTTCCAGGGTAAAGGCATATATGAACGGTAATTACAATGAAGCCCGGAGAGCGTCTAAAAATGCAAAGATATGGGCACTGGTCTCTATCGGTTCTGTTTTCGGAATTACGGTATTACTATTCCTGTTTTATCTGTTGCAAACAATGCTCGCCCTGGCTTTTTTCGCTGTGTTCGAAAGCGGAGGTTATGGCTGATCGTGAAGCATATTTATTCATAAAAGAGGGAGGGACCGGTTTTGAACACCGCCCCTCTCTTCTTTTTATACCTTTTAAAGCACCTTCCGTATATCCCGCACAAGCTGTTCCAGGCCGTTTACTTTGATTTCCAGCATGGCTTCCAGTTGCTGCCCCAACATTCCCCGCGGAAAGCCCTTTTGCTTGAACCACACCAGGTAATATTCCGGAAGGTCGGTAATATAACTATCCTTGTATTTGCCGAACGGCATTCTGGCCCGGGCCAGTTTTACCAGGAATTCCCTGCTGTATTCCATTTCCATCGCATACGTGTTTATGCATACAAAATTAACTTTTCGCCGCAAACATATAAACTAAAGGGAACCGCTTATGAAATTGATCCTTATTTTAACACCTTTCACCCTAAATTAAGAAAAACCTCTCATCTATTTAACATTATATTTCAAAAAACACTAAATTTGATAGTATTCATTTTACAAAATGCTACCCTTACACCTTTATTTTTTAATAAATGTAATAATCACGGTATTCTCATATAAATCGATCAGAGGTCCGGCCACAACGGTGTGATTGTCGTCTCTGCGGATAAAGAGGAAATACCGGATATTATTTATCAACCAGGGTCCTGACCCGTAAAATGTTAATTCTATGAAAAAAATTTTAGCTGAGTTCATCGGAACTTTCTGGCTGGTGCTGGGAGGTTGCGGAAGTGCGGTACTGGCCGCAGCATTTCCCCAACTGGGAATAGGTTTACTTGGGGTATCCCTTGCATTTGGTCTCACCGTACTGACCATTGTTTACAGCCTGGGACATATTTCCGGGGCTCATTTAAACCCCGCCGTATCTGTCGGGCTATGGATAGGCGGACGTTTTGATGCCCGGGAATTACTCCCTTATATTATTGCACAGATACTGGGCGGGCTGGCCGCTGCGGGAATCCTCTATGTAATTGCCACGGGAAACGGTAGTGAAATAGGCAGTTTTGCTGCGAATGGCTACAATGAACATTCCCCCGGGGGATACAGCATGAATGCCGCACTGCTCACCGAAATTGTAATGACCTTTATGTTTCTCATCATTATCCTCGGGGCTACCGATAAAAAGGCCCCGGCAGGGTTTGCGGGTATTGCCATCGGCCTCGGGCTCACCCTTATCCATCTTATCAGTATCCCCGTGACAAACACCTCCGTAAATCCCGCGCGCAGTATCAGCCAGGCCATCTTTGTTGGTGACTGGGCATTGCAGCAATTATGGCTCTTTATTGCTGCACCTGTTGCCGGCGCCATTCTGGCGGGACTCGTATACCGGTTGTTACAGGGAAAAAACAATGAATAAATACTATAACAGTGTGCCTGTCAATGAAAAGCGGCAGGCACATCAACAATAACACCAAGTAGTAAAAAGTTTTGTGGCCCTTGTGGTTTTCCATAATCATGGACTTTATCTTACCACAGAGGTGTGCTGCAAAGCAGGCCCAGGTTACCACAGAGCACTGTACAAAACTTAAAAGTATAGAAAGAAAGTTATTGAGAAGGTACGGGACTATTTACAATAATGCCCCTATTATCTCTTCTATGGAAATGTTCTCGGCCTCGGCCTTGTAGTTTTTGATCACCCTGTGCCTCAGAATACCGTTGGCCACAGCCTTTACATTTTCGATATCGGGAGAAAATTTTCCGTTTACCGCCGCATGGGCCTTAGCTGCCAGCACCAGGTTTTGCGATGCCCTGGGCCCCGCACCCCAGTCTACGTACTCTTCCACTATCTTTTCGGACTGTCCGTTTGCGGGCCGGGTCTTACCTACCAGCCTTACCGCGTATTCCACTACATTATCGGCTACGGGAATCCTACGTATAAGGTGTTGTATTTCTACCATCTCCTTTGCGGTAAACAGGGGGGATACCTTTACTTCCCTGTCCATTGTGGTCGATTTTACCACATTTACTTCTTCTTCAAAAGAAGGATAATTTAAAGCTATGGCAAACATAAACCTGTCGAGTTGTGCTTCGGGAAGCGGATATGTCCCCTCCTGTTCGATCGGG contains the following coding sequences:
- the aqpZ gene encoding aquaporin Z; translation: MKKILAEFIGTFWLVLGGCGSAVLAAAFPQLGIGLLGVSLAFGLTVLTIVYSLGHISGAHLNPAVSVGLWIGGRFDARELLPYIIAQILGGLAAAGILYVIATGNGSEIGSFAANGYNEHSPGGYSMNAALLTEIVMTFMFLIIILGATDKKAPAGFAGIAIGLGLTLIHLISIPVTNTSVNPARSISQAIFVGDWALQQLWLFIAAPVAGAILAGLVYRLLQGKNNE
- a CDS encoding DUF2752 domain-containing protein encodes the protein MDAEKYMLPCISKRILGFDCPGCGLQRSMALILEGDFAGAFKMYPAIYPLLFLFLFLFLDMVWKKQNLSRLTSGLAIVSVTFILCNYILKFL
- a CDS encoding CD225/dispanin family protein, translating into MPDNHLALAIVSTLLCCMPLGIVSIVYASRVKAYMNGNYNEARRASKNAKIWALVSIGSVFGITVLLFLFYLLQTMLALAFFAVFESGGYG
- a CDS encoding DUF3820 family protein — encoded protein: MEYSREFLVKLARARMPFGKYKDSYITDLPEYYLVWFKQKGFPRGMLGQQLEAMLEIKVNGLEQLVRDIRKVL
- a CDS encoding Smr/MutS family protein, with amino-acid sequence MTDIQVGDRVETIDDSLAGEVTAIRGGTLYILTEDGFELEVSPDEVIKINDPLLLRKAPLDVDKHLAEKESIRRKKKITVKPRERNAPRMEVDLHIHQLVPSARGMTNHDILTLQLDTARRQLEFAIRKRIQKVVFIHGVGEGVLKTELEYLFGRYDNVEFYAADFRKYGLGATEVYIFQNA
- a CDS encoding CCC motif membrane protein; this translates as MEKQKLPNATLILVLSILSLVCCCFYGVGIIPAVIALVLANKSVKLYKAEPELYDNYNNVKTGRIIAIIGIVLNIACIVYMIIMIATIGFDGIMEQYRLMQEQYQ
- a CDS encoding AAA family ATPase: MSDVSALKNLVEKHRELKQEIAKVIIGQEAVIEEVLLAIYSGGHALLIGVPGLAKTLMIKTIADALGLDFKRIQFTPDLMPSDILGSEILDANREFKFIKGPVFANIILADEINRTPPKTQAALLEAMQERAVTVAGDNYKLDLPYFVLATQNPIEQEGTYPLPEAQLDRFMFAIALNYPSFEEEVNVVKSTTMDREVKVSPLFTAKEMVEIQHLIRRIPVADNVVEYAVRLVGKTRPANGQSEKIVEEYVDWGAGPRASQNLVLAAKAHAAVNGKFSPDIENVKAVANGILRHRVIKNYKAEAENISIEEIIGALL
- a CDS encoding iron chaperone — protein: MAKTDFRTVEEYLDTLSPDIREIAEKLRQTIRKAAPEAKEVISYQMPTYKLGKILVHFAVHEKHIGFYPTPSAINAFADELKSYKTSKGAVRFPQDRPLPLGLITRIVKFRVKENTKG